The nucleotide sequence GCCTGGCCATAGGAGTAAAGCAAATTGAGCTGCTGCGGATGCTTGGTTTAGTGTAGCTTCGTTAATCATAAGTTCCTCCTGTTTTTATTAAGATTAGTATGTTTACTATTATAGAATAAAATGGAAGGGGATAGTGGTTATATACGGAATTAAAAGACTAGTAAATTCAATAATCAGAAGGGAAAATGCAAGTAAAAATGGAATTCTTTTATGTAGCCGACAAAATAAAGGGGAGAACTTGCTTTGAGTAAATCATTTATTGACCAAGTACATTATATTCGAATTCCTGTAAGACATCTGGAATTGTCTGCACAATGGTATAGAGATGTATTAGGGCTCCAATTACTAGACAATACCCAGGAAAGAGCAATTTTAAAGATAAATGAAGGACCTTTCTTACTGATTTTAGTTCCTACTGGAGATGAAACATTTTCACATTTTACAATCGATAATAAACAAGAATTCAGCATTGGCTTTACCAGTCCTGAACTATCCAAATTTCATCAACACTTAATTGATCATCAAGTTAAGGTAGAGGAGATCAAAGAAGATAATGGTCATGCCTTTTTCCATTTTTATGATCCAAATGGTAATAAACTTCAAGTTCACTGGTGACTTTAAATTATGCAATAAGTTAGATAGGTAAGAACTAAAAAAGCAAGCCATACGATAAACGTAGGCTTACTTTATAATGGCTTTAATGCTTTTGTCTGTTCAATGTAAATAAAGGCATCATATCTTGAACCGACGTTGGACGGAACATAATTTCCGTACGCTTCATATTCAGGGTGATAGATGACACCAATTGCTCGATGCCCAATCCGGTCATTGAATAATTCCCGATTTTCATCAGTGAAAATCAATACCTTATCTTGCCCTCCAGCTGCATGGAGCTGTCCTTCCCATGTGTTGAGTTTGGAAGAGGGAACTGGGATTACTTGTAGAGGATCTCCCCAGCTGTCAGCAGCGATGACCGTTCCTTCATATGTTCCGAATCCGATGGCATAAGTATTGTCCTTTCCATACTGTTCACGGATAAGTTGACCGACATTGATCATTTGATCTTCTTTCATACTTGTGGCGGAAGCGTCCCCAATATGCGTATTATGTTCCCAAATAATGATTTTGGCATCTTCACCGTGGTACTTCAATAATTCGTTGATCGCTTCCACCATATGCGAATCGCGTGTATTCCATGAGATGGCATCTTGCATCATTTCACGGTAATATGTTTCGGCGTTCTTGGCGACAAGCGCATTCATCATGACATTTAAATCTGCTTCATGTTTGTTCGAGTACTGTTCCTTATTATTTCGTAGCGACCTCAATAAATCAGTGACTTCACGGACACATTCATCCGTAAATTGAGCAGTGGATAGAGCATAGTGCTCTGGCATTCTGTTGTAAGGCTCAAAGCAGGAAAATGCTTTCTTTGCATGTTCAAAATCTGCTTTGTACTTAGGGTTTTTAGATAAAAAGTGTATCACTTCATCCATCGATTCAAAGAGACTGTATAAATCAATGCCATAAAATCCGACTTTAGTGCTCAAAGCATTATTTTTATCTTTTAGCCACTCTACAAATTGTTCTACTTCTTCATTTGCCCACATCCATTGTGGCCACCGATTAAAAGATTCCTTCAAAATTGCAGCAGCATTTGCATTATCCTCTTCATAACCTTTTACGTAGCGGTTCACTGCCTGTGCAGACGGCCAGTCTCCTTCCACCGCGACAATATTGAAACCTTTTTGATTGATCAGCAATTTCGTTATCTCGGCGCGGACTGTATAAAACTCCGATGTACCATGCGAAGCTTCCCCGATCATCACAATTTTGGCATTTCCAATCGACTCGACAATTTTATTTAAACTTTGTTTGTTAAAGGGAATTGCATGCTCTTTTATTGCAGCTACCAGTTTTCTTGGCATGTTTTATTCGCTCCTTTCATACAACGTTATCATTCCCGTGTTACTCATATGAATACCCTGCTGCGTGTAATTTACTCTGGAACAAAGATGAAAAAACAGTTTATTGTTAAATTATTATGTATAAAAGTAAATTTAAGTGGTGATACTATTAGTGATGGTCGGTTAGCCATCGAATGATTTGGCGCATGATTCTTCGGAATCTTATGCGCCTTTAATTTTGCCCATTTTTACTTAAAGTAGCCAATCTTAATCTTTTTATAACTTTTAGGTTAGTTATTTTGTACTTTAGGGAAGTATGTAATATGATAGTTTTATACTAAACGTTGTAGGGAGAATGACATAATGAGCATTTATAATTATTTAGTAAAAAAAACAAATGGTGAGATCCTTTCGATGGAAACTTATCGAGATCAAGTAATGTTGATTGTGAATACGGCAAGCGGTTGCGGATTTACATTTCAATATGAAGACATGCAAAAGCTATATGAACGCTATGCAGATAAAGGGTTCACAGTTCTTTCATTTCCATGCAACCAATTTGGCGAGCAGAATCCGGAAGACGGGGAAACGTCCGCAAGACAATGCAAGCTACAGTTCGGTGTTACATATCCAGTGTTTGATAAAATCAATGTGAATGGCAACGAAACACATCCGCTATTCAATTATTTAAAACACGAAGTTGATTGTCCAGAATTTGTTCGTGAGACAATGCAGCAAAAACATTTATACAATACAATTCAAACAAACTATCCGGATTATTTAATCGGCCGCAATATTCGCTGGAACTTCACGAAGTTCCTTGTAGACCGTAATGGACATGTCATCCAACGTTTTGAGCCGGATGCTTCATTCCTAGATATCGAGAAGGCAATCGAAGAGTTGTTAATAACGGCAGCAGTAAAATAAAATGAAACGATTTAAAGCCCATTTCTTCGTTGGAAATGGGCTTTAATTTATGCATTTTTCTTTGTTCTTGTAGTAGTTGTTCGCTTTCTCGTTTTCGGCTTCTTCGTTTTATCAAGGGATGCTTGCAATGCGGACATTAAATCGGTCACATTATCAGGCAACGGTCGTTTTTCGTTTGCGACAACAGTACTTTCCGCTTTCTTTTCCTCGATCAGCTGCATAAGTGCCGTCCGGTAATCATCCGTGTATTTGGTCGGATCGAACTCGGTTGTCAATTGTTCAACAAGCATAAGGGCTGTATCAAGTTCCTTTTGCACGACTGCTTCAACACTCGGTATATTCGGAACATCCCCGACATCTCGGACTTCATCCGGGAAATGAATGATTTCCATCACTAATGTGTTTTTATAAACACGGACAATGGCCAGTTGCTCTTTCGATCGAATCGTAATTTTAGCCACACCGATTTTACCGGATTCCTCCAACGTTTTTCGTAATAGGACATATGCTTTTCCGCCCGTATTGTCAGGGGATAAATAGTACGTTTTTTCAAAATAGATCGGGTCAATTTCTTCCAGCTTCACAAAGTCTATAATCTCTACTGATTTATCTTCATTTTCTTTGCGCAAGTTTTCCAGGTCCTCTTCATCCAAAACGACGAATTTGTTCTTCGTATACTCGTACGCCTTTACGATATCTTCGTCTTTTACCTCTGCTTGACATCCTTCACACACCTTTTTGTAGCTGATTGGTGTATGACATTCCTTATGGAGCTGGCGAAGTTTAACATCTTTATTTTCAGTTGCCGCATGAAGTTTTACAGGAATATTTACTAAGCCAAAACTAATACTACCTTTCCAGACAGTATGCATGTTGTCACCTCATTTTT is from Solibacillus isronensis and encodes:
- a CDS encoding VOC family protein, with translation MSKSFIDQVHYIRIPVRHLELSAQWYRDVLGLQLLDNTQERAILKINEGPFLLILVPTGDETFSHFTIDNKQEFSIGFTSPELSKFHQHLIDHQVKVEEIKEDNGHAFFHFYDPNGNKLQVHW
- a CDS encoding erythromycin esterase family protein, with translation MPRKLVAAIKEHAIPFNKQSLNKIVESIGNAKIVMIGEASHGTSEFYTVRAEITKLLINQKGFNIVAVEGDWPSAQAVNRYVKGYEEDNANAAAILKESFNRWPQWMWANEEVEQFVEWLKDKNNALSTKVGFYGIDLYSLFESMDEVIHFLSKNPKYKADFEHAKKAFSCFEPYNRMPEHYALSTAQFTDECVREVTDLLRSLRNNKEQYSNKHEADLNVMMNALVAKNAETYYREMMQDAISWNTRDSHMVEAINELLKYHGEDAKIIIWEHNTHIGDASATSMKEDQMINVGQLIREQYGKDNTYAIGFGTYEGTVIAADSWGDPLQVIPVPSSKLNTWEGQLHAAGGQDKVLIFTDENRELFNDRIGHRAIGVIYHPEYEAYGNYVPSNVGSRYDAFIYIEQTKALKPL
- a CDS encoding glutathione peroxidase; translation: MSIYNYLVKKTNGEILSMETYRDQVMLIVNTASGCGFTFQYEDMQKLYERYADKGFTVLSFPCNQFGEQNPEDGETSARQCKLQFGVTYPVFDKINVNGNETHPLFNYLKHEVDCPEFVRETMQQKHLYNTIQTNYPDYLIGRNIRWNFTKFLVDRNGHVIQRFEPDASFLDIEKAIEELLITAAVK
- a CDS encoding non-homologous end joining protein Ku; its protein translation is MHTVWKGSISFGLVNIPVKLHAATENKDVKLRQLHKECHTPISYKKVCEGCQAEVKDEDIVKAYEYTKNKFVVLDEEDLENLRKENEDKSVEIIDFVKLEEIDPIYFEKTYYLSPDNTGGKAYVLLRKTLEESGKIGVAKITIRSKEQLAIVRVYKNTLVMEIIHFPDEVRDVGDVPNIPSVEAVVQKELDTALMLVEQLTTEFDPTKYTDDYRTALMQLIEEKKAESTVVANEKRPLPDNVTDLMSALQASLDKTKKPKTRKRTTTTRTKKNA